One region of Wyeomyia smithii strain HCP4-BCI-WySm-NY-G18 chromosome 3, ASM2978416v1, whole genome shotgun sequence genomic DNA includes:
- the LOC129732737 gene encoding probable RNA-directed DNA polymerase from transposon BS isoform X14 yields MKAPGFDGVFNLVLKNLGPTALSVVENVFNRCLELACFPAKWKLTKVIPIMTPGNDPTCPKSYRLISLLSAVSKVFERCIYSRILCHAEVNNIFLDEQFGFRRGHSTTYQLQRVTKLINRNKKLSKTTAMACLDIEKAFDNVWHDGLIYKLQRYNYPVYLVKIVQNYLTLRKSQVCVLGGLSDPYDVGAGVPPQGSILGPVLYTLFTSDIPELPNGGILSLFADDTAIMYEGRQFNQIVKKLQTGLNVFVNYLTSWKICVNAAKTQTIVFPHRNSQRLVPTTKIRLNNVDIPWSSNVRYLGLTYDHKLLAHIEQTVTKSLVLMKKLYPLINRKSKLSVVNKLTVYKQVILPMLLYAGLVANLEQNNSDLSDFFN; encoded by the coding sequence atgaaggctcccggatttgacggagtgttcaaccttgtgctcaaaaaccttggaccaacagccttgtctgtggtggaaaatgtgttcaaccgatgccttgaattgGCGTGCTTTCCAGCAAAGTGGAAACTgacgaaagtgattcccattatGACACCAGGAAATGATCCCACATGCCCCAAAAGCTACCGTCTCATCAGTCTGCTTTCTGCCGTCAGCAaggtattcgaacgatgcatctacagccgtattctgtgccacgcagaagtgaacaacatattcctggacgagcagttcggttttcgcagaggccattcaacaacatatcaactgcagagagtaacaaaactcatcaatcggaacaagaagctatctaaaacaactgccatggcctgcctggacatagaaaaagcatttgacAACGTGTGGCACGACGGGCTTATCTACAAGCTACAGCGCTACAACTATCCCGTTTATCTAGTGAAAATTGTGCAAAACTATCTTACGCTGCGCAAATCTCAGGTCTGTGTGCTGGGTGGCCTGTCTGACCCATACGACGTAGGAGCTGGTGTTCCACCACAGGGCAGCATCCTTGGTCCTGTTCTGTACACCTTATTTACATCAGATATTCCTGAACTACCCAATGGAGGCATCCTGTCgctgtttgctgatgataccgccattatgtacgagggcagacagttcaaccaaatagttaaaaagctgcaaactgggcttaacgtctttgtgaattacctcacctcatggaaaatttgtgtgaatgcagcaaaaactcAGACCATAGTCTTTCCTCATCGgaatagtcaacgtttggtgccgacaacaaagattcggttgaacaatgtggatattccctggtcgtcaaatgttcgctaccttggtttgacctatgatcataagctactcgcccacattgaacaaacagtaacgaaaagtttagtgctaatgaagaagttgtacccgctaatcaaccgaaaatcgaaattatccgtCGTGAATAAATTGACGGTATACAAACAGGTCATCCTGCCGATGCTCCTATacgcagggctagtagcgaacttggagcaaaataatagtgacctcagtgactttttcaattga